The following DNA comes from Spirulina major PCC 6313.
TTTCTTTAGATTGAAATACAAAAATTGATAAAATCTAAGATTTCTCCCCGCACTGTTTTTGTCTCTGGTAATTTTAATGTGCTGCATCCAGGGCACCTGCGACTCTTGAGGTTTGCTAAGGAATGCGGTGATCGCCTAGTGGTGGCCGTACACAGTGATCGCATCGCAGCTAATGCCGCTCATGTGCCTGAGCAATACCGCCTCGAAATGGTCAAAGCCAACAGTTGGGTTGATGAAGCCTTTATCATTGATGAACCCATCACCAAAGTACTGCAACGGTTGCAACCCGCGATCGTGGTAAAAGGGAAAGAACATGAAACTCAATTTAACCCTGAATCAACCGTTCTTCAGACCTATGGCGGGCGACTCCTGTTCGGGTCTGGCGAAGCAACGTTCTCTTCCCTGGATCTCATCCGCAACGAATTCACTCAGACTAATCTGCAAACTATTCATTTACCCCAAGAATTCATGGCTCGTCATGGACTCACCCAAGCAGATATGGTACGACGGGTGGAAAAATTTTCTAATGTAAGAGTCTGTGTAGTTGGAGACTTAATTATTGATGAATACATCACTTGCCAGCCCCTGGGCATGTCTCAGGAAGACCCGACTATTGTAGTCACCCCCATTGACTCCACCCGCTTCGTAGGTGGAGCTGGTATCGTAGCAGCTCATGCCGCTGGCTTGGGAGCCCAGGCACAGTTTGTTTCAGTCACTGGAGTCGATAGTATCCAGAGTTTTGCCCAAGAAGAACTAACATCTTACGGTGTGAAGGCTCATCTCATCAGCGATGACAGTCGTCCCACAACTCTTAAGCAGAGATTTCGTAGTAAGGGCAAAACATTACTGCGAGTGAGCCATTTGCACCAAGGCTCCATCAGTACTCAACTGCAATCTAAAGTTCTGGACCGAGTCGTTGCGGCCCTTAATAAAACCGACGTATTAGTATTCTCCGACTTCAACTACGGTTGTCTGCCCCAACCTCTTGTAGATCAAATCATTCATCATGCCCAAAAACTTGGGGTAATGATAGCAGCCGACAGTCAATCCTCATCCCAAGTGGGAGATATCAGCCGCTTTCAAAGCATGGATTTAATCACTCCTACTGAGAGAGAAGCCCGTCTCAGCACCCGTAACCATGAAGATGGTTTAGTAGTACTAGCAGAGCAGTTACGGCAACAAGCTTACGCCCGCAATATTTTGCTGAAGCTCGGCAGTGAAGGGTTGCTTATTCATGCCGATGCCGATAGTAACCATAGCAGCGATGCAGGAAACTGGTTAACAGATCGAGTTCCAGCCCTCAACAGCTCGCCAAAGGATGTAGCCGGAGCAGGCGACTCCTTGTTGATCGCAAGTGCCCTAACCCTAGTTGCGGGTGGCACCATCTGGGAGTCAGCCTGTCTCGGCTCCTTAGCCGCAGCGATTCAAGTAGGGCGGGTTGGAAATTCTCCTGTACAGAGACAAGAGTTATTCCTAGAGTTAGGATCTATTGTCAATTAAGCTCAAAGCATCCGTACTCTTTGACTAAATACAAACTATCTGATGCTCTTCAACTCCTATATTTTTATTTTTGGATTTCTTCCGGTCACCGTTATCGGATTTCTGATTTCACGCCAGGTTGAGAATAAAAGTCTGACGCTTGGCTGGCTGACACTATGCTCACTTTTCTTCTATGGGTGGTGGAAATGGGAATTTTTGGCACTTATACTTACATCGATCGCCATCAACCTCGCATTTGCAAAGCTTTTACTAGCAGAAGGTAAACCTCAGCGGCTTCGTAAAATCGTAAGGATTCAGGTACTTGAAACGCAGTCACAGCAAGGCTTTCAAAATCGAGGTGAGTTCTAAACTAACAGTTCATTCTCAATAAGTACGCAAGACTAGGGGTTACAGCCTTGTTTATTGAGAATAACAAAATAGCCCGAAATAGCTGAAACCCATACTGAGAAATGCTTACAGCCAAATTCTCATGACCTGAATACTTACGTAAAATCTTCATGATTGTGGGAATTACGTTTAATCTCAGCATACTCGGATTCTTTAAATATGCTGACTTCTTTATTACTAATATAAACGCAATTTGGTAGTGCGTCAAAATGATGTGGGTTTGGTAAAGTAGAGGAATCGTTACCACTGCACTAAAACTATGGAATGTCGGCTCTGCGGTCATCCCAAAACCCACAAACACGGCAAAATGCCCAATGGTCATCAACGCTACTTCTGCCCTCACTGCCAGCAAACCTTTGCCGAGAGTTTTGACACCCTCTACTACTATCGCCATGTTACTCCGGAGCAGATTGAGCAAGTACTTCAAGCCCACAGTGAAGGCACTAGCTTGCGAGGAGTCAGCCGCATCAGCGGATTAGCCTATAACACCGTGGTCAGTATTATTCGTGCCGCCAGTGCTAAAGCTTTGCTGGTTCATAACGACCAAGTGCAGGGCGTGGAAACGGAGGACGTGAGTGCTGATGAGATGTGGTCATTCGTGAAAAAAAAACAAACAATGCTTGCCCGAAGAAGTTGAAGTAGGCGATTGCTGGATTGCGATGAGTTTGGCAGATTCGAGCGGGTTAATCTTGACAGCACGAGTGGGGAAACACACCGATGAACTGATTGAAGAACTGGTGGTGAGCACGGAGGGAAAGACCCATTGCCAGCAATGGAATAGTGACAACTGGGGAGGATATGAGCGGGTACTGCCGCTGGAAATTGAGCACTACATTGGCAAAGACCAAACGCAACGGTTGGAGCGTACCAATGGAATTATCAGGCAGCAGACGGGTAGGTGGCATCGACGACAGAACAAGTTTGGCAAACTGTGGCAGCAGACAAAGGTGACGGTGCGTTTAGTGGTGAGTTATTTCAACTGGATCTGGCAGCACAGTCGCTACAAGAGCACGGCGGCACAACGAGCAGGATTGACTGACCATCGCTGGAGTTGGCAGGATATCCTCTCCTTCCCCACAATAATCTAATGCACTACCCGCAATTTCCATTTCCAACAGAAACCTTGTTCTAAGTAGCTCAGGCAAGAAAGAGTGAACTATGTAACAGAATATTGAGGTTGTCGCAGATTGACATATTCAGTGGAGTGAGCGTTTTGTTGTGCCCGAGCATCAAGTCCAAAAATGACCTCACAAGCCAACTCCTTCTCTGACTCAAACATCTGACCAACCAACCTGGTTGACTGACAAAACTTAGTCAGGGTCATACTGGTATGTGCGTATGTTGAACTCGATTTGATAGGTGCGACGGTCGTGTTGTTTTCGAGAAGCCATAGCGGGTTCAGGGTCACGAGCCTGGGAAAAACAGACCGTCCTAATGAGCTGCCAACCTTGCTCCAAAGCGGTTTTGATCCAGTCCCAACCGATGCGGAAATAGCTGTTGCCACGAAACCAGTGGGGGTCTACCCGGCGACGGTCTCCGGACTCCACCACCACGACCCCTTGAGCCGTGACATAGAGCGTCGCGACCGCGAGGAGGAACCAGAGGCGAGACAGAGCGCAGACGGAGCGCAGTTCTGATTTCTGGAGATTCCAACCGCTAGATTGGTCATCGAGAAACGCTTCCTCGATATCAAAGCGCAAGCCATATTCGCGGAACGTCTGTAGGTTAGTGGGTTCATCACTGACGATTGCCCAAAACTCACCATTGATGTTGTTGTAGCCAAGGGCAACATGAACCGGTCCGTACCACTCCTGCTTGTGGAGTTTGACGGTGTGTAGACAAAGGGCTTCCCCCCGTTGGAGATGGAAGTCTTTCAATTGCTGCCAGCCTTTACCAGCCCGCCAGAGCCAGGTGTTGCGCTTGAGACGAATGCGATAGTGCCAGCCCAACTCTTGACTGAGCATCTGCATCGCCTTGAGGTGGACAAAGCCTCGGTCGGCCAGCAACACCACCTTCACCCCTTGGGGCAATCGGTTCGCGCCTTGGTAGAGCAGCTCTCGATAGTCGCTGAAAGCGATGGAGGCACTTTTGTGTTCCAATACTCGCCACACCACGGTTAAGGCTCGGCCTCGATGCACCACAGCCAAACGCACCAGGCAATAGTTGTCCCAGTACATTGAGGTGTCTAAGCTCAGATACAAACAGTCCTCATTCCAAGTGGCAAGCGCTGCTTGAATCAGCGGTTTGTACAGCCGATGGACATTGATGCGACTGTTGTGTAGCCAGCGGCTGACCCGACGTTGCTTGCTTTGAGCTTGGTGCCCACGACAAGGCAGGTAGGGTAGCCAGCGGGTTAGGTTGACTTCACCGCGCTGAATCAAGGCGGCTACCATCCACACACAGGTGGTCAGATGCGCCCGATGTGCCCAGGACACCGATTGACTCAGCCAAGGGGCTAAGGCATCGTAGAGGGGGGAGTTTTTTTCACAGCGTTCGTTGTTTTGAGTGGTATCTAAGCTTAGAACGCTGGCTCCCCTGTTATGACCTCGACCCCTGAAAAACCCTCTCAGTCAAGACTTCGACTTCTACCTCTCAACTTTTGTCAGTCAACCAGCTCATTCTCTCAAATAATACGCTGAATATGTCAAATTCTTTACGATCTCGTATAACCCAAATACATGATGCTTTGCGTTATACAAAAGTATATAATGCGTTACGTTCCACCAAAAAAAATATTAGATCTCACGCAAACAAAATACATAAAATATTGAGATTCACAAGTAAAAAGCACTGTTCAAGTACACCTTTAGCAGTGTATGATCTTCGTTGTTCACCTGTGAGCTATGACTTTGCATGCTTTTTGTATGAAGCAGACTGCTTTTTCAAAGAAAAAGGATATAATCAGTTTCACGTTATCATTGTCTCAATCATTGATGAACCTCAACCATGGGAAGAAAAACTAGACTACCTCAAGGTTATCGGTGATTATCAAAAAAGGCAGCGAATCTCTAATATCTTAGTGCCGTTAGGATTGTTATATCAGGCTTGCGCATCAACTAGCCTGATCAACGATCCAAATCTGATTATTGAAATCAGCCAAAAACGTCATAATATATATCCAGAAAATTATGGCGGGTTGTTTTTGCTAACCATGGACTATAATAAAGTCTATGATTATGAGCGCAAAAAAACAAATTTCTCTGGTTTCAAAGCATCTACTCTTGATTTAGAGAAAGTCAATTTTTGGCTTTCAAGTCAGGCAGTAAATCGTCCATTTGTAACCTTCACTATCCGTCACTATCAATATCAAAAAGAAAGGAATTCTAACATTCCAGCATACATTGAATTTAGTCAACATTTAAAAACCTTAGGAATTTCCAGCGTTTTTATTCCAGATGCTGAAGATATATCCTACCTTGAGCAAATATGCAGCTATCCCATCTTCTTTGCTGGTGCATTTAACTTATACCAACGCCAAGCAATTTATGAGTTGGCTATGACTAATATTTTTAACTCTAATGGTTGCCATGTTCTTTGTGCTCTTAATCAATCATGTTCATATATCATGTCGGGCATTGTTAATAAGTATTGGTCAAAAGAAGCGCATGAAGCGAGAGGTCTAAAATATGATGCTCAGCCTTTCTGTGAAAATAGAGGAGTCTGGGAGTGGGAATCTGAAACATTCGCATCACTCAAAAAGTCTTTTGATCTTCTCTTAAAGAAAAATCCTGATTGGTTAGCGAGTGAAAAGTGAGTAAATCCTTCCATCGAGCCATTAATGTCTAATGTCATAATTTCTAATCAATGAATTTTTCCGTACATTTTCAACGTAACTTTGAGTTTATTGTCAGCATGAGTTCTCTAAAAATCGTCCATGTTATAACAGGTTTAAATGTAGGTGGCGCAGAAATGATGCTATATAAGCTTTTATCTCATCAAGATAAAGAGCAATTTGAATCTGTAGTAATCTCTTTAATAGATAGAGGGGAATTGGGTGATCGCATTGCAGCCCTAAATATACCAATTTATTGTTTAGGATTAAAATCTAATACATTTTCTATTGTGATGGTTTATGAATTATGGCAAACAATTAAGAAAATCAATCCTGATGTTATCCAAGGTTGGATGTATCATGGTAATTTGATAGCACTATTTATAAAGCTTTTAAGGTATCCAAAAGTGCCTGTTGTATGGAATGTGCAAAGTTCTTTATACTCTTTAAAATATGAGAAAATCACGACTGCTTTAGTTATTCAACTGGGTAGAATACTGGATTTTCATGTTAACAGCACGATTTACGTCTCTGAAATTGCTAAAGCGCAACACCATGAATTTGGTTTTGATAATCAAAAAAGTATTGTAATACCGAATGGATTTAATGTAAATAGTTTTCAGCCTTCTCTGCAATCATATAAAGAAGTTAGGCATGAACTTGGACTAAATCACGACTGTCTAATTATAGGGCTAATAGCCCGTTTTCATCCTCAAAAAGATCATGTAACTTTCTTAAAATCTGCTCATTTATTACTTCAAGAAAAAACTGACACGAATATTGCTTTTTTATTATGTGGAACAAATATTGACAATAACAATTTAGTTCTAATAAATATAATCCGAGAGCTTGAGCTAGTAAAAAATGTTTATCTTCTAGGAGAACGTCAAGATATTCCTCGTTTGACAGCAGCATTAGACATTGCAACACTCTCTTCTGCTTACGGAGAAGCCTGTCCAAATGTAATTGGAGAAGCAATGTCCTGTGCTGTTCCTTGCGTCGTAACCGATATCGGTGATTCAGCCTGGCTAGTTGGAGAAACAGGGAAAGTTGTTCCACCTTCTAATCCAGAAGCTTTAGCTGACGCATGGAGAGAATTAATTAACCTGAAAGATGGCAGAAGAAATCTAGGTCAAAAAGCTAGGCAAAAAATAGTCAATAACTTAGCTATTGATGTGATAGTTTCTCAGTACGAAAAACTGTATCATCAAATAACTAATATGCAAGGGTAAAAAAGTAAAATAGCTGATTGACGGACAAAAGATTCAGTCAGGGGAGTAAGAAAAAGAGCAAAACTGGAATTCAAGGCGATAAGAGCGTTGCCGATGCTGAGGACGAGAAGCCATAGCCGGTTCAGGGTCAGAATTAGAAAAGAAAGCAACAAGCCGAATCAAGCGCCAGCCCTCAAGGAGAGCAGTACGAATCCACTCAAGACCGATACGAAAATAGCTATTGCCGCGAAACCAATGGGGGTCAACCCAGCGACGCTTGCCCGATTGGACAACCTCAAGACCCTGAGCTGAGACATAGAGAGTCGCCAGAGCCAGAATGAAGCAGAGACGGGAAAGAACACAAACTGAGCGAAGTTGGGAAGATTGGAGGTGCCAACCCCCAGACTGGTCATCGAGAAACGCCTCCTCGATATCAAACCGGAGACCATACTCAGCAAAAGTCTGGAGGTGGGTCGGTTCATCACTGACAACCGCCCAAAACTCGCCATTGACATTGTTGCGACCGANAATGACATGAACCGGACCATACCATTCACCTTTGTGAAGTTTGACGTTGTGCCAGCAGAGGGCTTCACCGGGTTTGAGATGAAACGCTTTTGGTTGGCTCCAGCCCTTGGCAGAGTGCCAAACCCAGGTATTGCTTTTGATGCGGATGCGATAATGCCAGCCGAAGGTGCGCACCAGCGTCATAGTCTCCGTCTGCACAAAGCCCCGGTCAGCCAGCAGCACCACCTTACACCCCTTGCGGTAGGAGTCGAGCGACATCTTGGAGCAGTTCTCGGTAGGTGTTGGCGGCAACCGAGGCACTGGGATGAGCCAACACACGCCAGCCTAGGGGTAAAGCACGACCGCGATGCACCACAGCCACCCGAATCAGACAATACTCATCCCAAAATAGTGAGGTGTCTAAGCTCAGGTACATCACCTCATCCTGCCAATCGGCTAAGGCGGCTTTGATGATGGGTTTGTAGAGTCGATGAATATTGATGCGGCTATTGCCCAGCCAGCGTCGGACTCGCCGCTGTTTACTTTGGGCAAACAATCCTCGACAGGGCAGATACGGCAGCCATTTCGTGAGGTTGACTGCTCCGGTTTGGATGACGGCGATGACCATCCAGATGCAGGTAGTCAGGTGGCTCAGATGCGCCCAGGGGATGTCTTGACCCAACCAGGTTTTCAGGGCATTGTAAATTTGGGAGTTTTTTTCACAGTTCTCCAGAGTTTTGTTGTGGTAACTCAATTCTAGAGGACTGACTCCCATTTCTTAATTCTCTGTATTTCAGTCAGGGCAACCTCTTTAGCTATCCCTACCACTTCTTTTGTCAGTCAATCAGGTCGAGAAGAAGCGAGAAGAGATTATCAAGTATATAGAGGAAAGGAAGCAGGGTGAACGCAAAAATCAATAAGAACCACCTTATTGAGAATAAGTAGCTCAGGCAAGAAAGAGTGAACTATGTAACAGAATATTGAGGTTGTCGCAGATTGACATATTCAGTGGAGTGAGCGTTTTGTTGTGCCCGAGCATCAAGTCCAAAAATGACCTCACAAGCCAACTCCTTCTCTGACTCAAACATCTGACCAACCAACTCATCTCGCTTGAGATGCTGCCACTCCAACTCAATAGGATTCATCTCTGAACAGTAGGGGGGCAGGAAGAAAAGATAAAGCCCCTGAGCTTGCCAAGTAGCAATCTGGGCTTGAACAAGCTTGCTGGTATGAATGGAGCCGTTGTCCAGCACAATGACCCTTATCCGTCCGGTTTTCGAGAGGATGTCAGCGGCACTCTGGGCTTGCTGGTTCATCAAGGCGATGAAGTCATCGCTCTTAAAGCTGCCTAAAACCAGAGAGTAGATGAAGGTGACCAATGGCTGCCACAAACCGATGATGCTGAGCCTCTTGCCTCGCTTGCGAGTCTGCTCCTGTCGTTTTTGCTCACCTCGGAAGTAATAGCTGTAACTGGCGGCACTCCATAAACAACTGCCGGATTCGTCGCCGTAGAGCAAGTCAATCTCCCCTGCTGCCGCAGAGAGTTCGAGCATCTCTAAGTCTGCTTGCTTAATCGCCCGCGTTGCTGGGTCTTGGCGCTCTCGGTGACTCTGACGTGTCCGCTTCCATATCACCCCCTTTTTTTGAGCACCTGACGCAGATGGTCTGGGCTCAAGCTAATGCCTCTGTATCGTTTGAGTTTCTTGGCTAACTGTACGCTGTTATAGGTTCGCTTTTCTTCACGCAAACAGGTTTCTAGGTACACCATGTCGGCTTCTGTCCAGGTGCTCTTTTTTCCTCTTCCTGGTGCATCCCAGAGTCCGCCTAAGCCCTTTTCCTGCCAACGTTTGAACGTTTTCCTCACTGTCCCTACATTCCAGTGCAAGTGTTGGGCTATCTTTTCGACGTACCATCCTTGATGGCTGAGTCTCAGAGCTTCTGCACGGTCTTTGACTCTCTGTATTACTGTGGTTGCTTTCCTTAGCTCCCACAGGGTTCTTTCTTCCTCTGGGCTT
Coding sequences within:
- a CDS encoding PfkB family carbohydrate kinase; this translates as MIKSKISPRTVFVSGNFNVLHPGHLRLLRFAKECGDRLVVAVHSDRIAANAAHVPEQYRLEMVKANSWVDEAFIIDEPITKVLQRLQPAIVVKGKEHETQFNPESTVLQTYGGRLLFGSGEATFSSLDLIRNEFTQTNLQTIHLPQEFMARHGLTQADMVRRVEKFSNVRVCVVGDLIIDEYITCQPLGMSQEDPTIVVTPIDSTRFVGGAGIVAAHAAGLGAQAQFVSVTGVDSIQSFAQEELTSYGVKAHLISDDSRPTTLKQRFRSKGKTLLRVSHLHQGSISTQLQSKVLDRVVAALNKTDVLVFSDFNYGCLPQPLVDQIIHHAQKLGVMIAADSQSSSQVGDISRFQSMDLITPTEREARLSTRNHEDGLVVLAEQLRQQAYARNILLKLGSEGLLIHADADSNHSSDAGNWLTDRVPALNSSPKDVAGAGDSLLIASALTLVAGGTIWESACLGSLAAAIQVGRVGNSPVQRQELFLELGSIVN
- a CDS encoding IS1 family transposase (programmed frameshift), producing MECRLCGHPKTHKHGKMPNGHQRYFCPHCQQTFAESFDTLYYYRHVTPEQIEQVLQAHSEGTSLRGVSRISGLAYNTVVSIIRAASAKALLVHNDQVQGVETEDVSADEMWSFVKKKKQCLPEEVEVGDCWIAMSLADSSGLILTARVGKHTDELIEELVVSTEGKTHCQQWNSDNWGGYERVLPLEIEHYIGKDQTQRLERTNGIIRQQTGRWHRRQNKFGKLWQQTKVTVRLVVSYFNWIWQHSRYKSTAAQRAGLTDHRWSWQDILSFPTII
- a CDS encoding transposase, translating into MSWAHRAHLTTCVWMVAALIQRGEVNLTRWLPYLPCRGHQAQSKQRRVSRWLHNSRINVHRLYKPLIQAALATWNEDCLYLSLDTSMYWDNYCLVRLAVVHRGRALTVVWRVLEHKSASIAFSDYRELLYQGANRLPQGVKVVLLADRGFVHLKAMQMLSQELGWHYRIRLKRNTWLWRAGKGWQQLKDFHLQRGEALCLHTVKLHKQEWYGPVHVALGYNNINGEFWAIVSDEPTNLQTFREYGLRFDIEEAFLDDQSSGWNLQKSELRSVCALSRLWFLLAVATLYVTAQGVVVVESGDRRRVDPHWFRGNSYFRIGWDWIKTALEQGWQLIRTVCFSQARDPEPAMASRKQHDRRTYQIEFNIRTYQYDPD
- a CDS encoding glycosyltransferase family 4 protein — protein: MSSLKIVHVITGLNVGGAEMMLYKLLSHQDKEQFESVVISLIDRGELGDRIAALNIPIYCLGLKSNTFSIVMVYELWQTIKKINPDVIQGWMYHGNLIALFIKLLRYPKVPVVWNVQSSLYSLKYEKITTALVIQLGRILDFHVNSTIYVSEIAKAQHHEFGFDNQKSIVIPNGFNVNSFQPSLQSYKEVRHELGLNHDCLIIGLIARFHPQKDHVTFLKSAHLLLQEKTDTNIAFLLCGTNIDNNNLVLINIIRELELVKNVYLLGERQDIPRLTAALDIATLSSAYGEACPNVIGEAMSCAVPCVVTDIGDSAWLVGETGKVVPPSNPEALADAWRELINLKDGRRNLGQKARQKIVNNLAIDVIVSQYEKLYHQITNMQG
- a CDS encoding transposase, with the protein product MSLDSYRKGCKVVLLADRGFVQTETMTLVRTFGWHYRIRIKSNTWVWHSAKGWSQPKAFHLKPGEALCWHNVKLHKGEWYGPVHVIXGRNNVNGEFWAVVSDEPTHLQTFAEYGLRFDIEEAFLDDQSGGWHLQSSQLRSVCVLSRLCFILALATLYVSAQGLEVVQSGKRRWVDPHWFRGNSYFRIGLEWIRTALLEGWRLIRLVAFFSNSDPEPAMASRPQHRQRSYRLEFQFCSFSYSPD